One Elusimicrobiota bacterium genomic window, CGTCCTACCGAGTTGTTGTTCGACCTTAAAACCGATCCTTTGGAACGCCGGAACGTTGCTGGAGAAAAAAAGTATCAAAAAGTGTTGAAAGACTTGTCTGAACGGTTAGTAAACTGGATGGAACGTACAAATGATCCTTTACGCAACGGCATTGTACCTTTACCGCCCGATGCGAAGGTAACCCCGCCGTGGGAGTATTCACCTAAAAAAGTGTGGGGGGAGAATTAGGATATTTTTATGGAAGGGAATTTTATGGTAGTGAACTTGCGTAAAGTATGTACTGCGGGTGTGATGTCCGCGTTGTTAAGTTTTAACCGCGCGCCAAGCGAGTGCGGTGCAGCAGAAAAAAAGGTGGAATCAAAACCTAAACCGCCGAATATCGTGTTTATTCTTATCGACGACCTCCGGTGGGATGCCTGCGGGTATGCTAACCACCCGTTCTCAAAAACGCCGAATATTGATAAATTAGCGAGTAACGGCGTGGTGTTCAATAATAGTTTTGTAACTATAGCATTATGCGGTCCCAGCCGCGCGTGTTTTCTTACCGGCCAGTACGCGCATAAACATCAGGTATTGAGAAACAGGGATTTGACAGATATTTCGACGGGTACACTGACCTATCCTCTGGTACTTCAGCAGAACGGATATACTACGGCGTATGTCGGTAAATGGCATATGGCTAAAAATAACCGTCCCCGTCGCGGGTTCGATTATTGGTTAAGTTTTACGGGGCAGGGTGATTACACAAAAAATGTTTTAAACGAAAACGGTACAGAGTTTGAGAAAGAAGGGTATATCACTGATGTACTGACAGAGTATGCAGTTAAGTGGCTGGATACACAAAAACAGGATGGGAAACCGTTTATGCTGTATCTCTCTCATAAGGCGGTACACGATATTTTTACACCGCCTCCGCGATACGCCAAACTGTACGCTGACGCAGAAATTCCGGAACCTGCGAATTTCCGGGATGACCTCAGCGGGAAGCCGGTTAATCAGCGTAAATGGTTAAGTTCAAGGTTGATGTCAATCGGTACTTCGACAGGAACAAAAACTGTACCGCCTGCATTACCTCCCGTAGGATGGAGTATAGGGAAGAATGACGAGGAGAACACTACTACCCGCGGATGGGTGAAGAGAGATAGAACAATTGCTGATATGCGTGAGGATATGATTAACTACCACCGTTGCCTCGCAGCAGTGGATGATAGTGTCAATAAGGTTGTGGAACAGCTTGACAAACTGGGTGTTCTTGATAACACAATGATAATTTTTGCCGGGGATAATGG contains:
- a CDS encoding sulfatase, with the translated sequence MEGNFMVVNLRKVCTAGVMSALLSFNRAPSECGAAEKKVESKPKPPNIVFILIDDLRWDACGYANHPFSKTPNIDKLASNGVVFNNSFVTIALCGPSRACFLTGQYAHKHQVLRNRDLTDISTGTLTYPLVLQQNGYTTAYVGKWHMAKNNRPRRGFDYWLSFTGQGDYTKNVLNENGTEFEKEGYITDVLTEYAVKWLDTQKQDGKPFMLYLSHKAVHDIFTPPPRYAKLYADAEIPEPANFRDDLSGKPVNQRKWLSSRLMSIGTSTGTKTVPPALPPVGWSIGKNDEENTTTRGWVKRDRTIADMREDMINYHRCLAAVDDSVNKVVEQLDKLGVLDNTMIIFAGDNGYLWYEHRFLDKRWAYEESMRIPLVIQYPKLGRMNVKVDDFVLNIDLAPTILDFAGVPVPDTMQGRSARPLMEGKVVDNWRKSFFYEYYYEKAFKIPSILAVRTKEWKYVTYPDIQDIDELYDLVKDPNELNNLAEKSEHSTQLNLMKDELQRLINETGYVKPVLPAEVQDNKKVVGESKEE